The following are encoded together in the Microbacterium sp. Root553 genome:
- a CDS encoding isochorismatase family protein, translated as MGRALLIVDIQNDFTEGGALAVAGGDAVASAVSAFLEAHAAEYDVIVASRDWHDAHGDNGGHFAESPDFVDTWPPHCVEGSDGAEYDPLLVTDAVTHHVRKGQGEPAYSMFEGTTEAGDTVAGILADAGVVVADVVGIATDHCVRASALDAIAHGVQVRILTDLIAGVAAEPSAAALAELAHAGAVLTESAAE; from the coding sequence ATGGGCAGAGCGCTTCTGATCGTCGACATCCAGAACGACTTCACCGAGGGCGGCGCGCTCGCCGTCGCGGGTGGGGATGCCGTGGCATCCGCCGTCTCCGCCTTCCTGGAGGCTCACGCGGCGGAGTACGACGTGATCGTCGCCTCGCGCGACTGGCACGACGCGCACGGCGACAACGGCGGTCATTTCGCCGAGAGCCCCGACTTCGTCGACACCTGGCCTCCGCACTGCGTCGAAGGCTCGGACGGGGCCGAGTACGACCCGCTGCTGGTGACGGATGCCGTCACCCACCATGTCCGCAAGGGGCAGGGCGAGCCGGCGTACTCGATGTTCGAGGGGACGACCGAGGCGGGGGACACCGTCGCCGGGATCCTGGCCGATGCCGGCGTGGTCGTCGCGGACGTCGTGGGGATCGCCACCGATCACTGCGTCCGGGCCTCCGCCCTCGATGCGATCGCGCACGGTGTGCAGGTGCGGATCCTCACCGACCTGATCGCCGGCGTCGCGGCGGAGCCGAGCGCCGCGGCCCTCGCCGAGCTCGCCCACGCCGGGGCGGTCCTGACGGAGAGCGCCGCGGAATGA
- a CDS encoding DUF1697 domain-containing protein, giving the protein MTRSALLLRAVNVSGRNLVPMARLREVLTPELGEVSTYIASGNILCEQPDDPTAARARVRALIAAEFGVDTPVILRTHDALARAIEAHPFSDASEKLLHAMFLEGPASPEAVATLEQRLVPGERISLIGEDLWIAYSEGGVHSTKLTKAVLDRALGVAGTARNLRTVRKLVELTA; this is encoded by the coding sequence ATGACCCGCAGCGCGCTGCTGCTGAGGGCGGTGAACGTGTCGGGCCGCAACCTCGTGCCGATGGCACGGCTGCGCGAGGTGCTCACCCCTGAGCTCGGAGAGGTCTCGACCTACATCGCGAGCGGCAACATCCTATGCGAGCAGCCTGACGACCCGACGGCCGCCCGCGCGAGGGTCCGTGCCCTGATCGCCGCGGAGTTCGGTGTCGACACTCCGGTGATCCTGCGCACCCACGACGCGCTCGCCCGTGCGATCGAGGCTCACCCCTTCAGTGATGCATCCGAGAAGCTGCTGCATGCGATGTTCCTCGAGGGACCGGCATCCCCGGAGGCGGTCGCGACGTTGGAGCAGCGTCTCGTGCCGGGGGAGCGGATCTCCCTGATCGGCGAGGATCTGTGGATCGCCTACAGCGAGGGCGGGGTGCATAGCACCAAGCTCACCAAGGCCGTCCTCGACCGGGCGCTCGGCGTCGCCGGCACGGCTCGCAACCTCCGCACCGTCAGGAAGCTGGTCGAGCTGACGGCGTGA
- a CDS encoding DNA polymerase III subunit delta' gives MHQTIAAPFPWADVWGQDAAVETLRHAAADPTALSHAWLITGPPGSGRSTLAHAFAAALIADRPDDEAAMRQVLAGTHPDVTALRTDKVIITIAEARALVERSYFAPSAGRYRVIIVEDADRMVERTSNVLLKALEEPPEDTVWILCAPSEADLLPTIRSRVRSLRLREPDVADVARLITLRTGADEAVAEQAARHAQRHIGMAQRLATDEAARRRRDDTLRSVLGVRGVNDAVEVAGRIIQAANDDAKTLTAERDASERASLLRTVGIAEGQAVPPALRTQISALEDDQKKRATRSLRDGIDRVLTDLQSLFRDVVMLQFGRGDDLINRELREELEALAAAWPETRTLVVLEHLADTRQSLERNVAPLLALESLLVTVTSGRTP, from the coding sequence ATGCACCAGACCATCGCCGCCCCGTTTCCGTGGGCGGACGTCTGGGGGCAGGACGCCGCTGTCGAGACGCTGCGCCACGCGGCCGCCGATCCGACGGCGCTCTCGCACGCCTGGCTCATCACCGGCCCGCCCGGGTCCGGGCGATCCACTCTCGCGCATGCGTTCGCCGCGGCGCTGATCGCCGACCGTCCCGACGACGAGGCGGCGATGCGCCAGGTCCTCGCCGGCACGCACCCCGACGTCACCGCACTGCGCACCGACAAGGTGATCATCACGATCGCCGAAGCCCGCGCCCTCGTCGAGCGTTCGTACTTCGCCCCGTCGGCCGGCCGCTACCGCGTGATCATCGTCGAAGACGCCGACCGCATGGTCGAACGCACGTCCAACGTGCTGCTGAAGGCGCTCGAGGAGCCGCCCGAAGACACGGTGTGGATCCTGTGCGCACCCAGCGAGGCCGATCTGCTCCCCACGATCCGCTCGCGGGTCCGTTCGCTGCGGCTGCGAGAGCCCGATGTCGCCGACGTCGCGCGTCTGATCACGCTCCGGACGGGCGCCGACGAGGCCGTCGCCGAACAGGCCGCCCGGCACGCGCAGCGACACATCGGGATGGCGCAGCGGCTCGCCACCGACGAGGCCGCGCGACGCCGACGCGACGACACGTTGAGATCGGTTCTGGGCGTTCGCGGGGTCAACGACGCCGTCGAGGTGGCCGGTCGCATCATCCAGGCGGCGAACGACGACGCGAAGACCCTCACGGCCGAGCGCGACGCGAGTGAGCGCGCGAGCCTCCTCCGCACCGTCGGCATCGCCGAGGGGCAGGCGGTGCCGCCGGCGCTGCGCACCCAGATCTCCGCGCTCGAAGACGACCAGAAGAAGCGCGCCACGCGCAGCCTGCGCGACGGGATCGACCGCGTGCTCACAGATCTGCAGTCGCTCTTCCGCGACGTCGTGATGCTGCAGTTCGGGCGGGGCGACGACCTGATCAACCGCGAGCTCCGTGAAGAACTCGAGGCGCTCGCCGCCGCCTGGCCCGAGACCCGTACTCTTGTCGTACTCGAACACCTAGCCGATACCCGCCAGTCGCTGGAGCGCAACGTCGCACCGCTTCTCGCCCTCGAGAGCTTGCTCGTGACTGTCACGAGCGGGAGGACACCGTGA
- a CDS encoding type II secretion system F family protein → MVIAHRRPTPERGADAATSVQTLAVLLQAGAMPAAAWRHLASIGDPHAAAVTARIDDGVALVSAIEAEGGPWRDLAAAWEIATTVGAPLAEVLRMIAETLRDASSAADDVRIALAEPAGTARLLLWLPFAGLLLGFALGFDTVGVIFGTPAGAVCVIAGLLLVLAARSWTRRLLRRARPEPGTPGMQAELVAVALAGGASIPRALRLVAESPVSRRDGGEERIGSVLELSQTAGVPAGELLRAAAAQERHASRIEGRLRAAALSTKLLIPLGVCTLPAFLLLGVAPLLLSVLSSTPLPL, encoded by the coding sequence GCACCGCCGACCGACGCCCGAGAGAGGCGCCGACGCGGCGACTTCCGTGCAGACTCTCGCCGTGCTGCTGCAGGCGGGCGCCATGCCCGCCGCGGCGTGGCGCCACCTCGCGTCGATCGGCGATCCGCATGCCGCGGCCGTGACGGCTCGGATCGACGACGGCGTGGCTCTCGTCTCCGCGATCGAAGCGGAGGGCGGCCCCTGGCGTGACCTCGCCGCCGCCTGGGAGATCGCCACGACCGTCGGCGCGCCGCTCGCCGAGGTGCTGCGCATGATCGCCGAGACGCTCAGAGACGCCTCCTCAGCAGCCGACGACGTGCGCATCGCTCTCGCGGAGCCCGCGGGCACGGCACGGCTCCTGCTGTGGCTGCCGTTCGCCGGGCTGCTCCTCGGATTCGCACTCGGCTTCGACACGGTGGGGGTGATCTTCGGGACGCCGGCCGGCGCCGTCTGCGTGATCGCCGGACTCCTGCTCGTGCTCGCGGCGCGCTCGTGGACACGACGCCTGCTGCGTCGGGCACGCCCCGAGCCCGGCACTCCGGGAATGCAGGCGGAACTCGTCGCGGTCGCGCTCGCCGGAGGCGCGTCGATCCCGCGGGCGCTGCGCCTCGTCGCCGAGAGCCCCGTGTCGCGACGCGACGGCGGGGAGGAGCGGATCGGCTCGGTGCTCGAGCTCTCGCAGACGGCCGGCGTGCCCGCGGGAGAGCTGCTGCGTGCGGCCGCCGCCCAGGAACGCCATGCCTCGCGGATCGAGGGGCGCCTGCGTGCGGCCGCGCTCTCGACGAAGCTCCTGATCCCGCTCGGCGTCTGCACCCTGCCGGCGTTCCTGCTGCTCGGGGTCGCTCCCCTGCTGCTGAGCGTGCTCTCCTCGACCCCGCTGCCGCTGTGA
- a CDS encoding Rv3654c family TadE-like protein has translation MAGSALAAGVLAVAAALSLGLAAVGGATVTAQRAAGAADAAALAAADAVSGAIPASEAPCDLASRVATAAGATLTDCSVVGYVATVQVKAAYAGLAAVSRARAGPPDGT, from the coding sequence ATGGCGGGCTCGGCCCTCGCCGCGGGTGTGCTAGCGGTGGCCGCGGCCCTCTCGCTGGGGCTGGCCGCGGTCGGGGGCGCGACGGTGACGGCGCAGCGCGCAGCGGGAGCGGCCGATGCCGCCGCGCTCGCCGCCGCGGACGCGGTGAGCGGAGCGATCCCCGCCTCGGAGGCTCCCTGTGATCTCGCGAGCAGGGTCGCGACGGCGGCCGGAGCGACCCTCACGGACTGCTCGGTGGTCGGGTACGTGGCGACTGTGCAGGTGAAGGCGGCGTACGCTGGACTCGCTGCCGTCTCCCGAGCCCGAGCCGGGCCACCCGACGGAACCTGA
- the tmk gene encoding dTMP kinase, whose protein sequence is MTSGSGVWITLEGGDGSGKTTQSNLLADWLTDAGRTVVRTREPGGSEVGQLIRDIVLHHRGDIAPRAEALLYAADRAHHVATVVRPALARGEVVLQDRYLDSSVAYQGAGRVLDGDEIRNLSLWAAEGALPDLTVLLDLDPESARVRLDSADKPFDRLEAEKTEFHARVRDSYLALAEAEPERFLVLDASASPEAIAAHLRDRVASLLG, encoded by the coding sequence GTGACGTCGGGGTCCGGCGTCTGGATCACTCTCGAGGGCGGCGACGGGTCGGGCAAGACGACTCAGTCGAACCTCCTCGCGGACTGGCTGACGGATGCGGGACGCACTGTGGTGCGCACCCGTGAGCCCGGCGGCTCAGAAGTCGGCCAGCTGATCCGCGACATCGTGCTGCACCACCGCGGTGACATCGCACCGCGCGCCGAGGCTCTGCTCTACGCCGCCGACCGCGCACACCATGTCGCCACGGTCGTGAGGCCGGCTCTCGCCCGCGGTGAGGTCGTGCTGCAGGATCGCTATCTCGATTCGTCGGTCGCCTACCAGGGTGCGGGCCGTGTGCTCGACGGCGATGAGATCCGCAACCTCTCGCTGTGGGCAGCCGAAGGCGCCCTGCCCGATCTCACCGTGCTGCTCGACCTCGACCCCGAATCGGCGCGGGTACGTCTCGACTCCGCCGACAAGCCGTTCGATCGGCTCGAGGCCGAGAAGACCGAGTTCCACGCCCGCGTGCGCGATTCCTATCTCGCCCTGGCCGAGGCCGAGCCCGAGCGCTTCCTCGTTCTCGACGCCTCCGCATCGCCCGAGGCCATCGCAGCGCACCTCCGCGACCGCGTGGCGAGTCTCCTCGGCTGA
- a CDS encoding TadE family type IV pilus minor pilin, giving the protein MRAAIRARRRRHRCGSEGEGERGSVAAELALALPAVVLVLVLGVGALGAAAHQVALQDAAADAARLLGRGEDEGAAAHAVASALSGAAMSTTATGDLVCVTTRIEVGIGGFLRWGLRAHSCALDGGR; this is encoded by the coding sequence GTGAGAGCGGCCATCCGTGCGCGTCGACGCCGGCATCGGTGCGGGAGCGAGGGCGAGGGCGAGCGCGGGTCCGTCGCGGCCGAGCTCGCTCTCGCGCTCCCCGCCGTCGTCCTCGTGCTCGTGCTCGGAGTCGGGGCGCTGGGAGCGGCGGCGCACCAGGTCGCCCTCCAGGACGCCGCGGCGGATGCGGCACGTCTGCTCGGACGCGGGGAGGACGAGGGGGCGGCGGCGCACGCGGTGGCGTCGGCGCTGTCCGGAGCCGCGATGTCGACCACGGCCACCGGCGACCTCGTGTGCGTGACGACACGGATCGAGGTCGGCATCGGCGGCTTCCTCCGCTGGGGTCTGCGCGCGCACAGCTGCGCTCTGGACGGTGGACGATGA
- a CDS encoding alpha/beta hydrolase, translated as MNTRPTSRLRRTVAVIAGLAAASVALSGCLYSMIPEQAEPKPSTTKAPDTEGVAADLMSFYGQTLSWSECGTGFDCTDVTAPLDWENPGDGEITLSVVRHQATGTAQGSLLTNPGGPGASGVELIRDSLDFAVGADLIENYDVIGFDPRGVGQSTAVTCFDASEMDDYLYTIPTAKRGSAEWEAELLAGHKKFAEACEANSGGILPYITTINAARDMDLIRAVLGDTQLNYLGYSYGTFLGATYASLYPDKAGRLVLDGAIDPAVSGLEVGATQALGFESALRAYMQDCLDSGECPFAGTVDEAMADLGALLASVDASPLRNGDGRLLGADSLMTGIIAALYSADSWSYLTQAFDEALQGDPTTAFFLADFYNGRENGSYLDNSSEAFRAYNCMDYPVEDDPSAEAATTAKIAEGAPTIAPYWNGPDSCAVWPYPPTGTRGEITAEGAGPIVVVGTTNDPATPYEWSESLADQLQEGVLITRVGEGHTGYNKGNACVDDAVEAFLLDDVVPEDGLRCE; from the coding sequence GTGAACACCAGACCGACTTCCCGCCTGCGCCGCACCGTCGCGGTGATCGCCGGCCTCGCCGCCGCATCCGTCGCTCTCTCGGGGTGCCTGTACTCGATGATCCCCGAGCAGGCCGAGCCGAAGCCCTCGACCACCAAGGCCCCCGACACCGAGGGCGTCGCCGCAGATCTGATGTCCTTCTACGGGCAGACGCTCTCGTGGAGCGAATGCGGCACGGGCTTCGACTGCACCGACGTGACCGCGCCTCTGGACTGGGAGAACCCGGGCGACGGCGAGATCACGCTGTCGGTGGTGCGCCACCAGGCGACCGGCACCGCGCAGGGTTCGCTGCTCACCAACCCCGGTGGCCCCGGGGCCAGTGGTGTGGAACTCATCCGCGACAGCCTCGACTTCGCCGTCGGCGCCGACCTGATCGAGAACTACGACGTGATCGGTTTCGACCCGCGCGGCGTCGGTCAGTCCACGGCGGTCACCTGCTTCGACGCGTCCGAGATGGACGATTACCTCTACACGATCCCCACGGCGAAGCGCGGCAGTGCGGAGTGGGAGGCCGAACTGCTCGCGGGGCACAAGAAGTTCGCCGAGGCGTGCGAGGCGAACAGCGGCGGGATCCTGCCGTACATCACGACCATCAACGCGGCGCGCGACATGGACCTGATCCGCGCAGTGCTGGGCGACACGCAGCTCAACTACCTCGGGTACTCCTACGGCACGTTCCTCGGAGCGACCTACGCGAGCCTCTACCCCGACAAGGCGGGACGCCTCGTCCTCGACGGCGCCATCGATCCCGCGGTCTCCGGCCTCGAGGTCGGCGCGACGCAGGCGCTCGGATTCGAATCGGCGCTGCGTGCGTACATGCAGGACTGCCTGGATTCGGGGGAGTGCCCGTTCGCCGGCACCGTCGACGAGGCGATGGCTGACCTCGGCGCGCTGCTCGCGAGCGTCGACGCGTCGCCGCTCCGGAACGGCGACGGGCGCCTGCTCGGCGCCGATTCGCTGATGACCGGCATCATCGCCGCGCTCTACTCCGCCGACAGCTGGTCGTACCTCACCCAGGCCTTCGACGAGGCGCTGCAGGGCGACCCGACGACCGCGTTCTTCCTGGCCGACTTCTACAACGGCCGTGAGAACGGCAGCTACCTCGACAACTCCAGTGAGGCATTCCGCGCCTACAACTGCATGGATTACCCGGTCGAAGACGACCCGAGCGCCGAGGCGGCGACGACCGCGAAGATCGCCGAGGGTGCGCCCACGATCGCTCCGTACTGGAACGGACCCGATTCGTGCGCCGTGTGGCCTTACCCGCCGACCGGCACCCGGGGCGAGATCACCGCCGAGGGCGCGGGCCCGATCGTCGTGGTCGGTACGACCAACGACCCGGCCACCCCGTACGAGTGGTCGGAGTCGCTCGCCGACCAGCTCCAGGAGGGCGTGCTCATCACCCGTGTGGGCGAGGGGCACACCGGATACAACAAGGGCAACGCCTGCGTGGACGACGCTGTCGAGGCATTCCTCCTCGACGATGTGGTGCCCGAGGACGGGCTGCGCTGCGAGTGA
- the topA gene encoding type I DNA topoisomerase: MTEGKKLVIVESPTKMRSIQGYLGDGYEVLSSVGHIRDLADKKDIPASDKQAYGKYSIDVDNDFDPYYVVSDRKTKTVAELKRALKSADELLLATDEDREGEAIAWHLLETLKPKVPVKRMVFHEITKDAIQAAIGNTRELDTDLVDAQETRRILDRLYGWDVSPVLWYKVKTGLSAGRVQSAATRMIVERERERMAFVSAEYWDVEAVATSSAGFTVRLVRVDGGQLARGTDFDDTGALKKAVVILDEKKAAALALAVDSAGSGTVTKVEAKPGTRSPYAPFTTSTMQQEAGRKLSMSAKQAMSVAQRLYEKGYITYMRTDSVALSTQAVQAARSQAVALYGDTAVPLKPRVYKSKSKNAQEAHEAIRPSGENFRTPKSVASELDREEHRLYDLIWKRTVASQMADAKYETTTVTILVDAAGQKAEFTASGTVYTFKGFLDAYEEGRDEKRNSQDRSDDQSLPAVAVGDELTMSDAEAKGHRTTPKPRFTEASLVKALEEHGIGRPSTFASIIGTVIDRGYATKRGQALVPTWLAFSVVRLLEEHFAHLIDYDFTASLEDDLDAIARGEQKRVEWLRSFYFGSDSHVGLRQVVDNLGEIDARALNSTPITENATLRFGKYGPYLEVANPEAPDEKPRIVNVPEDLAPDELTAAKAQELIDAPVAGDRVLGVNPENGKIVVVKDGRFGPYVQENDPVSEDAAVDEATGEVVEEKPKPKRGAKKEAEPKPRTGSLFRSMSVDTIDLDTALQLLSLPRVVGADPETGDEITAQNGRYGPYLKKGTDSRSLDSESQIFDVTLEKALEIYAQPKYGAGSRRASSALAEFEADPVSNKPIRIRDGRFGAYVTDGETNVTIPRGQKPEDITFEIAVQMLADKRAKGPAPKRGAAKKAPAKKPAAKKPAAKKPAAKKPAAKKAPAKASATDAEKAAARSAAAKKAAATRAANAAKRRAE; the protein is encoded by the coding sequence TTGACTGAAGGCAAGAAGCTCGTCATCGTCGAGTCCCCGACGAAGATGCGGTCGATTCAGGGGTACCTCGGCGACGGCTATGAGGTCCTCAGCTCGGTCGGGCACATCCGCGACCTCGCAGACAAGAAGGACATCCCCGCCTCGGACAAGCAGGCGTACGGGAAGTACTCGATCGACGTCGACAACGACTTCGATCCCTACTACGTCGTCTCCGATCGCAAGACCAAGACCGTCGCCGAACTCAAGCGCGCGCTCAAGAGCGCCGACGAGCTCCTGCTCGCCACTGATGAGGACCGCGAGGGCGAGGCCATCGCCTGGCACCTGCTCGAGACGCTCAAGCCCAAGGTCCCCGTCAAGCGCATGGTCTTCCACGAGATCACGAAGGACGCCATCCAGGCGGCCATCGGCAACACCCGCGAACTCGACACCGACCTCGTCGACGCCCAGGAGACCCGCCGCATCCTCGACCGTCTCTACGGGTGGGACGTCTCGCCCGTGCTCTGGTACAAGGTCAAGACCGGCCTGTCGGCCGGACGCGTGCAGTCCGCGGCCACGAGGATGATCGTCGAGCGCGAGCGCGAGCGCATGGCGTTCGTGTCTGCCGAGTACTGGGACGTCGAGGCCGTCGCGACCTCGAGCGCCGGGTTCACGGTGCGTCTCGTCCGCGTCGACGGCGGCCAGCTCGCCCGCGGCACCGACTTCGACGACACGGGCGCGCTGAAGAAGGCCGTCGTCATCCTCGACGAGAAGAAGGCGGCAGCCCTCGCGCTGGCCGTCGACTCGGCGGGATCCGGCACGGTCACCAAGGTCGAGGCGAAGCCCGGAACCCGCAGCCCGTACGCGCCGTTCACCACCTCGACGATGCAGCAGGAGGCAGGGCGCAAGCTCTCGATGAGCGCGAAGCAGGCGATGAGCGTCGCCCAGCGGCTCTACGAAAAGGGCTACATCACCTATATGCGAACCGACTCCGTGGCGCTGAGCACGCAGGCGGTGCAGGCCGCCCGCAGCCAGGCCGTCGCGCTGTACGGCGACACCGCCGTGCCGCTCAAGCCGCGCGTGTACAAGTCGAAGAGCAAGAACGCGCAGGAGGCGCACGAGGCGATCCGTCCCTCGGGCGAGAACTTCCGCACCCCCAAGTCCGTCGCCTCCGAGCTCGACCGCGAGGAGCACCGCCTCTACGACCTCATCTGGAAGCGGACCGTCGCGAGCCAGATGGCCGATGCGAAGTACGAGACGACGACGGTCACGATCCTCGTGGATGCGGCCGGGCAGAAGGCCGAGTTCACGGCATCCGGAACCGTCTACACCTTCAAGGGGTTCCTCGACGCGTACGAAGAGGGGCGCGACGAGAAGCGCAACTCCCAGGATCGTTCCGACGACCAGTCGCTCCCCGCGGTCGCGGTCGGCGACGAGCTCACGATGTCGGATGCCGAGGCCAAGGGGCACCGCACCACTCCCAAGCCGCGATTCACCGAGGCCTCGCTGGTCAAGGCTCTCGAGGAGCACGGCATCGGCCGACCGTCCACGTTCGCGAGCATCATCGGGACCGTGATCGACCGTGGCTACGCGACCAAGCGAGGCCAGGCGCTCGTCCCGACCTGGCTCGCCTTCAGTGTCGTCCGACTGCTCGAGGAGCACTTCGCGCACCTGATCGACTACGACTTCACGGCATCGCTCGAAGACGATCTCGACGCGATCGCCCGCGGCGAGCAGAAGCGCGTCGAGTGGCTGCGCTCCTTCTACTTCGGATCCGATTCGCACGTCGGCCTCCGCCAGGTCGTCGACAACCTGGGTGAGATCGACGCGCGGGCGCTGAATTCCACGCCGATCACCGAGAACGCGACTCTGCGCTTCGGCAAGTACGGGCCGTACCTCGAGGTCGCCAACCCCGAGGCGCCCGACGAGAAGCCGCGCATCGTGAACGTCCCCGAAGACCTCGCGCCCGACGAGCTGACCGCAGCGAAGGCGCAGGAGCTCATCGACGCGCCCGTCGCCGGTGACCGTGTGCTGGGTGTCAATCCGGAGAACGGCAAGATCGTCGTCGTCAAGGACGGCCGTTTCGGGCCCTACGTGCAGGAGAACGACCCGGTGTCCGAGGATGCCGCGGTCGACGAGGCCACCGGCGAGGTCGTCGAGGAGAAGCCCAAGCCGAAGCGCGGGGCGAAGAAGGAAGCCGAGCCGAAGCCGCGCACCGGCTCGCTGTTCCGTTCGATGTCGGTCGACACCATCGACCTCGACACCGCGCTCCAGCTTCTGAGCCTGCCGCGAGTGGTCGGTGCCGACCCCGAGACCGGCGACGAGATCACCGCGCAGAACGGACGCTACGGTCCCTACCTGAAGAAGGGGACCGACTCTCGCTCGCTGGACAGCGAATCGCAGATCTTCGACGTCACGCTCGAGAAGGCGCTGGAGATCTACGCGCAGCCGAAGTACGGCGCAGGATCCCGTCGAGCCTCCAGCGCGCTCGCGGAGTTCGAGGCGGACCCGGTGAGCAACAAGCCGATCCGCATCCGCGACGGTCGCTTCGGTGCGTACGTGACCGATGGCGAGACGAACGTGACGATCCCGCGCGGTCAGAAGCCCGAGGACATCACCTTCGAGATCGCCGTGCAGATGCTCGCCGACAAGCGCGCCAAGGGGCCGGCCCCGAAGCGCGGCGCTGCGAAGAAGGCACCGGCCAAGAAGCCCGCCGCGAAGAAGCCCGCCGCGAAAAAGCCCGCCGCGAAGAAGCCTGCCGCCAAGAAGGCTCCGGCCAAGGCGTCGGCGACGGATGCAGAGAAGGCCGCTGCGCGCTCCGCCGCAGCCAAGAAGGCGGCGGCGACGCGTGCCGCGAACGCGGCGAAGCGTCGTGCTGAGTGA
- a CDS encoding DUF4244 domain-containing protein, translating to MNTLPPLTRSRATTLFGDDTGAATAEYAITTMAAVAFAGLLVVIMRSDEVRGILTDLIRRALTVS from the coding sequence ATGAACACCCTCCCTCCGCTGACCCGCTCGCGTGCCACGACGCTCTTCGGCGACGACACGGGCGCGGCCACCGCCGAATACGCGATCACGACCATGGCCGCCGTCGCCTTCGCGGGACTGCTCGTGGTCATCATGAGGTCCGACGAGGTGCGCGGCATCCTCACCGATCTCATCCGCCGGGCTCTCACGGTCTCGTGA
- a CDS encoding CGNR zinc finger domain-containing protein: protein MHLNPYGEYAVLLAASLADDFPDDRAGIEERTLERGMTMTFPPARDDHERVREVVDDWLQIVDEHDPAARAEVLNAQMAKAAAYPRLTNHDGEGWHLHYRDDVQSLPYVLRAIFAVGTSLHLVTRGMDRLGRCEASPCTNVVVDVTRNGRQRFCSVRCANRAAVRRHRARAGA, encoded by the coding sequence ATGCATCTCAACCCTTACGGCGAGTACGCGGTGCTGCTGGCCGCGTCGCTCGCGGACGACTTTCCCGACGATCGTGCCGGCATCGAGGAAAGAACGCTCGAGAGGGGCATGACGATGACGTTCCCGCCCGCACGCGATGATCACGAGCGTGTCCGCGAGGTCGTCGACGACTGGCTGCAGATCGTCGACGAACACGATCCCGCGGCGCGAGCCGAGGTGCTCAACGCGCAGATGGCGAAGGCGGCGGCCTATCCCCGCCTCACGAATCATGACGGGGAGGGGTGGCACCTGCACTACCGGGACGACGTGCAGTCGCTGCCGTACGTGCTCCGGGCGATCTTCGCGGTCGGCACGTCGCTGCACCTCGTCACCCGCGGCATGGATCGCCTCGGGCGATGCGAGGCCTCGCCCTGCACGAACGTCGTCGTCGACGTCACCCGGAACGGCAGGCAGCGGTTCTGCTCGGTGCGCTGCGCGAACAGAGCGGCGGTCCGGCGTCACAGGGCGCGCGCTGGCGCCTGA
- a CDS encoding type 1 glutamine amidotransferase domain-containing protein — translation MATLTDSRVAFLATDGFEDSELTSPWEAVQGEGASATLIAPEGLQITGKNGHVQHVDLTSDTAKADEFDALVLPGGVVNADQLRLDKASIDLARSFFEQHKPVAVICHGAWILIEAGVVDGRTLTSYPSLATDLRNAGATWVDEEVVVDEGLVSSRTPDDLPAFNAKLIEEVAEGRHAEQTA, via the coding sequence ATGGCGACTCTCACCGACAGCCGAGTGGCATTCCTGGCCACGGACGGATTCGAGGACAGCGAGCTGACCAGTCCGTGGGAAGCGGTGCAGGGCGAGGGCGCGAGCGCCACGCTCATCGCACCCGAGGGACTGCAGATCACCGGGAAGAACGGACACGTGCAGCACGTCGACCTGACCTCCGACACCGCGAAGGCCGACGAGTTCGACGCGCTCGTGCTCCCGGGAGGCGTCGTGAACGCCGACCAGCTGCGCCTCGACAAAGCCTCCATCGACCTGGCCCGCTCGTTCTTCGAGCAGCACAAGCCGGTCGCCGTCATCTGCCACGGCGCATGGATCCTGATCGAAGCGGGAGTCGTCGACGGACGCACCCTCACCAGCTACCCGAGCCTGGCCACCGATCTGCGCAACGCCGGCGCGACCTGGGTCGACGAGGAGGTCGTGGTCGACGAAGGGCTCGTCTCGAGCCGCACGCCCGACGACCTGCCCGCCTTCAACGCGAAGCTGATCGAAGAGGTCGCCGAAGGGCGGCACGCCGAGCAGACGGCGTGA